From Triticum urartu cultivar G1812 chromosome 2, Tu2.1, whole genome shotgun sequence, a single genomic window includes:
- the LOC125537270 gene encoding NAC domain-containing protein 67-like: protein MANLALAGYVFQPTGRELVGHYLMPRAGLGGFFLPGVIEEGVDVLSLRPRALSFSENHRRDYGEVWGFFFVAKPAGETCPTPGAGGCWEQYGQEKAYYGGEGGQEAVAFRRRFAYRYSWRDREVVSQTRWRMKEYRLNGNAAAFCHAHPGPMPSDLVFIVHKVYRKPLIPPPPPPDSSSSEDEGFESYIVYSQLDEIMR, encoded by the coding sequence ATGGCTAATTTGGCACTAGCTGGCTATGTGTTCCAACCCACCGGTCGTGAGCTCGTCGGCCACTACCTCATGCCCAGGGCGGGGCTCGGCGGCTTCTTCCTCCCCGGCGTCATCGAGGAGGGCGTGGACGTCTTGTCCTTGCGCCCACGTGCACTCTCCTTCTCGGAAAACCATAGGAGGGATTACGGTGAGGTATGGGGCTTCTTCTTCGTGGCAAAGCCCGCCGGCGAGACATGCCCGACGCCGGGCGCGGGCGGGTGCTGGGAGCAGTACGGCCAGGAGAAGGCGTACtacggcggcgagggcggccaGGAGGCAGTGGCGTTCCGGCGCAGGTTCGCGTACCGCTACTCGTGGAGGGACAGGGAGGTAGTATCGCAGACGCGCTGGAGGATGAAGGAGTACCGGCTCAACGGGAACGCGGCCGCCTTCTGCCACGCGCACCCGGGCCCCATGCCGTCAGACCTCGTCTTCATAGTCCACAAGGTCTACAGGAAGCCGCTGAtccctccgccgccaccgcccgacaGCAGCTCCAGCGAGGACGAGGGCTTCGAGAGCTACATCGTGTACTCGCAACTCGATGAGATCATGCGGTAG